The Pedobacter ginsengisoli region CCACGCCAATAATTGGTGTTGTGCACTGCATACTTTCCGGGCTTGCTGAAGTTCGAGATTTCATAATGTTCAAAGCCTCCTGAGTTTAGTTTATCAATAAGCATCATGAACTGCGAGGCACTTTGTTCATCATTAACAGCAGGCTGTTTGCCTTTTTTAATTGCATTGGCCAGAGCGGTGCGTGGTTCAACAGTTAATGAATAAGCGGAGATATGTGGTGTTTGGAATTCAATAGCTTTATTGATATTAGTTAGCCATTTATTGTCTGTTAGCAAAGGATAACCATAAATAAGATCAATGCTCAGGTTTTCAAATCCAGCATCCTGACTGCGTTTAATACAACTTTCAGCTTCGCCAGCATTATGGGCCCTGTTCATCCAGATGAGATCTTCATCAAAAAAAGATTGTATTCCGATGCTGAATCGATTAACAGGTAATTTTCTTAATTCATTAATCTTTTTAGCATCAAGATCATCAGGATTTGCCTCAATTGTGATCTCGGCATCTGATGAAACAGAGAAATGCTTTGTTATGGTATTAAATATTTTTTCAAAACCTTTTGAGGGGAGTACTGATGGTGTTCCTCCCCCAAAATAAATAGTGCCGACCTGATCCGTTATTCTGGATTTTTTACGAATAATTTCCTCGCATATTGCATCAGTCATCTCGTCAACGTATTTTAAAGAGGTGCTAAAATGGAAGTCGCAGTAACTACAAGCTTTCTTGCAGAAAGGAATATGGATATAAATGCCAGACATCCAACAAAGGTAAGCTCATTTATGAATTTACTAAGGGATATCAGTAAAGATTATTTAAGAATGAATTTAGTAGGCAGCTTACAAACATGCTCAACCGAAAAGCTTCCATCACCTTTTGATTGGATATTCCTGATCACACCATTTATAGATAACCGATAGCCTTTGTCGGGGACTAATCCTTTAACAATAAATTGGTATTTATCGGGAGAAGCAATAGTCCATGAGTAACCATTGGCATCCCATGAATTAACCTCCATATTAATGCTGAGGTTAGTAGCGGCGTTAATTTTAAGCAACATTACGTCGTCATTATGGGGGTAATATGTAAGGACATTTCCTGTCTTATTTGCACCAAAACTTTCTTTGCTTTTTATTGAAAAACCAGGCGTACTCATTAAATAATCGTTCACACTTAACTCCAGGTTATAAATTGTATTGCGGTTTGTATAATTGAATTTTGTTCCGTTTAGTGTAGTACTCATATTTGGTTCTAATCCCATTCTATTCCATTTAGGCCTTATTCCGTAAATGTCTCTGTATAAGGCTGTAATACTTGTACTTATGCCAGCCAAAATATCATCTCCTAACCCCAGTTGTGTAGTTCTGCTGTATCGCTGCGAAGAAAGCCCATCCTTTTTATACTGATCCAGCAAATTATTGATGTACTTTAGTGCAATGGCTTTGTCGTATTTCGTATAAGCCCTTACACCAAGGTATCCCCATGTCGGAAATATATCTCCATTTTCATACTTTGGAAATGGCCAATTGCCATCACTAACTTCTTCTCTTTTGAAAGAGTCAAAACACAATGGCCAGTGAAAAAGATTTTCAGCTTTAGATCTTTCCTCTATCTGATTAAGGATCATTGCTATTCTTTTCGGGTCGTCACATATGCCAAATGCAATAGCTGCAAAATTTACAGGAGTAACCAGGTTATCGCCATGTACAGAACCATCCTTGTCTCGCCAATATACGTACTGCTGTTTGGTTGCAGACCAAAATCCACCTTCTTCAATTGGCTTGTTAAAAGCAATTTTTAAACGTGAGGCTATTGCCGAATAGTAATCGGATTTTTGCTGACTGCCTAATACCTTTTCACATTTAGACCATTGGGTTAATGCCTCATATAACTGTGCGTTTACAAAAGAATTTTCAAAGCTTGCCCATACAATATCTAACCAGTCGCTAGCTTTTTTTTCAGCAACGTTATTATTCATCATCTCAAAAATCCCATTTTTGTTCGAATCACGCTTGATTAGCCAATCCAAAGCCTTTTCAACACTCACTTGATGAGATCGAAGCCACTCTATATTTCCATTTAAATCGAATTGTTCACTGGTGTTAATTACATAACCTGTTTGAGAGTCTATTGTATAGCCCCACATTGCTTCGTAATATCCGGTTTTAGCATTGTATGTTCCTGGTATCTCATCCCCGGCAGCGTTGTGCCAGCGCGACAATACACGTCCGTCGTTAAGCATGGCCTGATCACGCTCCTGATCAAGGGTGGCCGACATATTATTGGTGTAGTTCTGATCATTAACCGCCATGCCAATCTGAGCGAAGAAAGGTTCATGCAAACATTTCCAATTGGTCAACCAGCCATTCGCACCTATTATATTATTATCTACAACGCCATATCGTCCAGTTGTGTTTAGCAGTTCCCGTACCGCTAAAGCATCTATACCTGCTAATGTTCCTCTTGAATATTCTTTGTTGTAATCCAGATACCCGAATTCAAAACTTACCTTAATTTTCCCTTTTTTAACCTTAAAAGGTGCAAATACATCAGCTTTTTGTGAAACAAACCTGCTTAAATTGTATCGCTGACTCAGTTCAATATCAGTTATTAATTGTGTGTATGTAAACTCGTTTTTTTCGCTGTGCGAATACTTTGAGGCAATTTCTTTACCTTTTTCTGTTTTTGCTGCAATCCGCAATGCATCCCCCGATTCCACATTCCAGAATGTTACCCCGCCGGTATGAACTCCATATGTATCATTTACTTCTTTAAGGTATTTACACCAAACCATTCCGCCATTATCCATTATTCCACCTTTCCAGGCTGACAGGTCTGCAAAATTCCATTTAGGAAATGCCATGTCTTCAAGGTTCGCATTGTTACTGTACTCGCGGCTGATGCCCCACAGTATTTTGTTACTATTCAATTTAAAATCCCAAACTTCCTTAACTAAAATAGTGTCATTGCCATAGCTAATTCCGCTTAATGTTATCCCTTTTGGGTTTTCAGTTACTGTAATGCCACTATTCTTATCACCTGATGAGTAGGCTGAATTCTTTATTCTGATTCCTGTATAAACCCCGGATGATGAAAGCACATTTTTCCCATTTAAACTCAATTGTTTAATTACGCAGCCATTTGAATAATCAATTGTAATAGAAGTTTTTTTATCAGGAACAGTGATCGTAATTGTTTTGTTACCAGTATTATGCTTGATATCATGATTTGTCATTTCAGCAGAAAAACAAGTGTCATGAATAAATAATAGAAAAAAAGAAAGTATTAGCGTAAATTTCATCATTAATAAATTTTCGGAATATCTATCAAAGCTAACCGGAAATCAAAATACAGTTTTTATAGTAAAGAACATTTTGTTTGTACTTTTTGATATACTTCGATCAGCATAAAGCAGAACAGTACAGGATGGTTAAGTATTCCATAGCATTAAATTTGTAGCAGTAGTTTTATATGCAAGTTTCTATGCAAAAATTTATAACTGGTATTTGGATTGTATTGCTAACCGCTGGAGGATTTATTGGTCGAGCGCAGACAGTAACCATGGCATCGTTGCTTAAAGAGATGACAGATTTTAATGCTGTTACCTATTGGCCCAAACCCTATTACAGTGCTGGTCAGGCCAGCAGTTATGATCGTCATTCTATTTCTCCTGATAAACCCGGCTGGTTCGCCAATGGGGATAAATCCGAATTCATAAAGGTAGAGGAGATTAATGGGCATAAAGAATATGTAATGCTTGATGAAAAGGGACCTGGTGCCTTGGTGCGATTCTGGCTAACCACTTTTAAAAGGGCAGGCAAACTGAGAGTTTATTTTGATAATAACCCTGAACCGGAAATTGTTATCCCATCATATGATCTGACGAAGATAGATCTAAAGCCCGGGCCCGCCTTACTGATTCCTCATTCAAGTTATGAACCTCTTGAAAAAGGAGGTAGTACCCTTTATTTACCAATGCCCTATGCCAAACATTGTAAAGTTACGTGGGAAGACGCAGCAAATGAAATAACAGAGCCAAGATACTATCAAATCAATTTCCGAAAATATATCCCAAACACAACTGTTAGAACATTTACCTTAAAAGAAGCAAGAAGTTTATCTGGTTTAATAGACAATGTTAACAAACAGCTGTTAAACCCTATAAATGTTACCAAAGGGAAACAATCGCTAATAAATCAAACTATTCTGCCAAAGCAAACCGCATCTGTAAATCTGCCTAAAGGGGCCAATGCAGTTAAATTTCTAAGCATTGAGGTCTCATCTGAAAACAAAGATAATCTCGAGAAGCTTTTGAGATCAACTATACTCAAAATCTCTTTTGATGGTCAGCAAAGTGTGGAATGTCCGGTGGGTGATTTTTCTGGATCTGGCGTAGGAGGCAAGCCATTGCAAAGCTGGTATAGAACTGTCACAGCCAATGGCGAAATTATATCCAGATGGACAATGCCTTATCAAAAAACCGCCTCAATATCTTTAGAAAATCAGGGAGATCAATCGGTTTCAATAAAAGTAAAGGCAGTTAGTCAACTTTATTCATGGAATAGTAACAGTATGTATTTTAATGCACATTGGAAGTTCACAGAGAAGGTTCCAATAAAGAAATGGGATGAAACTGATGGTGCTATTGAGTGGGAGCTTAATAGAATTAAAGGCAAAGGTATTTTTCTTGGAGATAGTTTTGCAGTTTTCAATCATATGCACACATGGTATGGCGAGGGCGATCAAAAATTATATGTAGACTGTGAAACTTTTCCATCTGAATTTGGAACGGGTGCCGAAGATTATTACAATACCTCCTGGGCTCCTGTGGTGCTTTATCAAAGCCCCTTTGCTAATGCACCAAGAGCTGATGCAGAAGATTCTTATGGTCATAATACTTTTACCAGAACAAGAAATCTGGATGGGGTAACCTTTAAAACTGATTTTAAATATGATCTGGAAATGCTGGGCTGGGCAAATGGCACGGCTGACTGCGCTGCTACAACTTATTGGTACGGGTTTAGATAAAAATAACACATATGAAAAGATATCTATTATTGCTGTTAATCTTTC contains the following coding sequences:
- the hemW gene encoding radical SAM family heme chaperone HemW, with protein sequence MSGIYIHIPFCKKACSYCDFHFSTSLKYVDEMTDAICEEIIRKKSRITDQVGTIYFGGGTPSVLPSKGFEKIFNTITKHFSVSSDAEITIEANPDDLDAKKINELRKLPVNRFSIGIQSFFDEDLIWMNRAHNAGEAESCIKRSQDAGFENLSIDLIYGYPLLTDNKWLTNINKAIEFQTPHISAYSLTVEPRTALANAIKKGKQPAVNDEQSASQFMMLIDKLNSGGFEHYEISNFSKPGKYAVHNTNYWRGIPYLGIGPSAHGFSGKTRYLNIANNAIYLSELQAGKLPETIEELSLYDRFNEYIMTSLRTMWGTSLTKIESDFDKVFLSDTIKNIKPFIEKKWLKDQNSHLVLTLEGKLFADHIASELFITEDDHFKY
- a CDS encoding glycoside hydrolase family 172 protein, with protein sequence MQKFITGIWIVLLTAGGFIGRAQTVTMASLLKEMTDFNAVTYWPKPYYSAGQASSYDRHSISPDKPGWFANGDKSEFIKVEEINGHKEYVMLDEKGPGALVRFWLTTFKRAGKLRVYFDNNPEPEIVIPSYDLTKIDLKPGPALLIPHSSYEPLEKGGSTLYLPMPYAKHCKVTWEDAANEITEPRYYQINFRKYIPNTTVRTFTLKEARSLSGLIDNVNKQLLNPINVTKGKQSLINQTILPKQTASVNLPKGANAVKFLSIEVSSENKDNLEKLLRSTILKISFDGQQSVECPVGDFSGSGVGGKPLQSWYRTVTANGEIISRWTMPYQKTASISLENQGDQSVSIKVKAVSQLYSWNSNSMYFNAHWKFTEKVPIKKWDETDGAIEWELNRIKGKGIFLGDSFAVFNHMHTWYGEGDQKLYVDCETFPSEFGTGAEDYYNTSWAPVVLYQSPFANAPRADAEDSYGHNTFTRTRNLDGVTFKTDFKYDLEMLGWANGTADCAATTYWYGFR